The region GTTCGTCGTCGATCGTGCTGAAGGGCAGCGCCGCGATCGTGAATCGGAAGCCGCTGGTGACCGATGCCACAACCGCCTCAATCGTGGCGGCCTTGACGCAGGTCCATGTGGCACCGCCATCGCTGACCGTCGCGCCCAGTGTGGTAGGCCAGCTCGGTTCGCTGCCGCCGGTCGTTCCGGCCGCCGAACAGGAATAATGATAGCCGTTGAAAACGGAGGGGCGGACGAAGTTGCCCGCACCTGCATCCCATGCGCCCCGCGCTGCCACAGCCGCGCCCGGCGTCCAGACATCCGGCAGCAGCGGATATTTGCAGCGGGCCGAGCCGAAGGTCTCTGCGCAATAGGGGGAGGTAACCCGCCCTATCTCCTGATTGTAGCTCGCTGTGTGACCAAGCCCCTCCAGGTTGAAGGTGTGGCCGTCGACCAAAGGCTGTCCCAGCTTGCCGCCCAGCATCCTGATCTGGCCTGACACCAATCCCCGATGATTGACCTGAAAGAGCCGGAAGCGAGCGCGATTCCAGCGGCCGCCAAGAACGTCGGCTGCCGTGAACAACGGGCCAAGCGGACCGCTGGCCTGAAAATTGTCAGCGCCAAGGCCGACAGAGAGGCTGACCTCAGACATGGTGAGTCCGCCCACATAATCCAGCGCACCGTCGCCAAGGTCGATCGAGAGGGGTCGATCATGCGTGGTCAGCCCGACGCTGACGCCATTGGCTGCATCGATCCGCAAGCACCAGCAGAGCGATCGCGTGCTGGAAGCCAGATGCGCGATATACCCGACGGGAATCGTCCTGCTCATGCGCGCCATTCCGACAGCGGCACGCTGCCCGCGCTTCGGCTGTTGATGGTATCCCAGCTGATCCGCAGCAAATCGTCCTCGAAGCGCACGGGCACGTCGAACTGGAAACCTGCCGTGAGAATTACCCCCAGCGGCGGAGCCGACGTGAATGTCACTATCCCCGTGCCTCGGTTGACCGACCAGCCCGTGGGCGCCGCAACGCCATCCTTGGCGATGAGCAGCGTGCCGGTTACCGGCCAAAGAACCGGCACGTCAATCGGACTGACGCTATCGGCATAGCGCTTCACCAGCTGGAAGGCCGTGGTAACGCCGTCGCCGATGCCCAACGGCTGATCGGTCATGGCGGCCGCTGAGTTGCCGTCCGCCTTGCTGGTAAAGTCGATCCAATCCTTGAACAGAAAGGGGCGCGCAGCGCCCCGTCGTGCAGCGTGGAAAGAACGCAGCAGCCCGATATCCTCCGGTGTTTTCACATTGTGCGAGATTTCATAGCGGCGCAGGGGCACCGCCCAATTCTCGTTCGTCTCGACACCGCCGTCGTCGGTCAACACCGCATCGGTGGAAAATTCGAAACCGCCGTTGGATCCCTTTGACCACTTTTCCGGCAAGCGCACATCATCGGTCATGCCAGTCCCCTCCGGCGGAAATCATCCTGTTGCTCGGCCTGCCGCCGCGCGACCTCTGCCCCCGTTCGCCGGCGATCGGGCGTGGCGGGCACGTTCCAGTTGTTCACGATGGTCTGGCTGCCCCCGCCGCGCGGCGGCGCTGGCGAGTTCCCGCGCAGCAGCGTGCGGAAAGCCGACGCCTGCGAGCGG is a window of Sphingobium sp. MI1205 DNA encoding:
- a CDS encoding DUF2460 domain-containing protein — translated: MTDDVRLPEKWSKGSNGGFEFSTDAVLTDDGGVETNENWAVPLRRYEISHNVKTPEDIGLLRSFHAARRGAARPFLFKDWIDFTSKADGNSAAAMTDQPLGIGDGVTTAFQLVKRYADSVSPIDVPVLWPVTGTLLIAKDGVAAPTGWSVNRGTGIVTFTSAPPLGVILTAGFQFDVPVRFEDDLLRISWDTINSRSAGSVPLSEWRA
- a CDS encoding DUF2163 domain-containing protein, whose product is MSRTIPVGYIAHLASSTRSLCWCLRIDAANGVSVGLTTHDRPLSIDLGDGALDYVGGLTMSEVSLSVGLGADNFQASGPLGPLFTAADVLGGRWNRARFRLFQVNHRGLVSGQIRMLGGKLGQPLVDGHTFNLEGLGHTASYNQEIGRVTSPYCAETFGSARCKYPLLPDVWTPGAAVAARGAWDAGAGNFVRPSVFNGYHYSCSAAGTTGGSEPSWPTTLGATVSDGGATWTCVKAATIEAVVASVTSGFRFTIAALPFSTIDDELAYGRVAFTSGVLADDLEIEIFRWAASTRSIELYASMADLPSVGDALVIRRPCLNTRVDCRDSWRNTWNFRGEPDQRGSDQILRAATGGA